A stretch of the Acidobacteriota bacterium genome encodes the following:
- a CDS encoding PAS domain-containing protein: MVNPFPHRTHAVMAGVLVTLAVLSMVGANLFLTGQNRKLRSLVEDLDMNLQLQRAFGEFDAVLARADHVPPERLVPALQDVCQRRGLAMADIQSPDGRSLFHRCDVAMPEEMARLISAADVLEKTAVRNHLLRTPVDLGSTRSGAQLVMGRAALRRADGTPRFVIFFAFFKSNPDWTDSFEIMIAMMQTILVVSLIVLGWFALRRMTRPYEAMIREIRGKEGAQTPRSTGQDELSFLVGSFKEVIRQLREKESQLEEMHRQARKRAESSEKYARDILAGLRQGVICFDHQGVFLDCNPAAEELLGRARVSMKNLPYDRLFEKSPAISTGLRAFFDDHAPALRNNLPLRLPDGSERTVIFAVSMLSDPNGAFYGAILVLEDETEKAHLRQTLQAQENLAALGEMSAGIAHELKNSLATISGYSQMILGNARPGTEQKRAAALVQEVEGMARVISDFLEYARPIHADKAPLSLDEMLEGLVAEFREKYPEIAFTLEAVPAVVAGDAHILRKAFQNVLLNAVQALNTTRKPEKRVVVVMEALSGGLVRVRVADNGPGIEDKVLGRIFTPFFTTRADGTGMGLPVVQKIVAAHEGSVNVESNPDGGAEVEFNFPSASRGRA; encoded by the coding sequence ATGGTTAATCCTTTTCCGCACCGCACGCATGCCGTCATGGCCGGGGTCCTCGTCACCCTGGCCGTCCTGTCCATGGTGGGGGCCAACCTCTTCCTGACCGGCCAGAATCGGAAGCTCCGCTCCCTCGTCGAGGACCTCGACATGAACCTGCAGCTCCAGCGGGCCTTCGGCGAGTTCGACGCCGTGCTGGCACGGGCCGACCACGTTCCCCCGGAGCGGCTGGTCCCGGCCCTGCAGGACGTCTGCCAGCGCCGCGGGCTCGCCATGGCGGACATCCAGTCCCCCGACGGCCGGAGTCTCTTCCACCGCTGCGACGTGGCCATGCCCGAGGAGATGGCCCGGCTGATCTCCGCCGCGGACGTCCTGGAGAAGACCGCGGTGCGCAACCACCTGCTCCGGACCCCCGTCGATCTGGGGTCCACCCGCAGCGGGGCGCAGCTGGTGATGGGGCGGGCGGCCCTTCGCCGCGCGGACGGGACCCCGCGTTTCGTGATCTTCTTCGCCTTCTTCAAGTCAAACCCCGATTGGACCGACTCCTTCGAAATCATGATCGCCATGATGCAGACCATCCTGGTGGTCAGCCTCATCGTTCTGGGCTGGTTCGCCCTCCGCCGCATGACCCGCCCCTACGAGGCCATGATCCGGGAGATCCGGGGGAAGGAGGGGGCCCAGACCCCGCGTTCCACGGGCCAGGACGAGCTGTCCTTCCTGGTGGGTTCCTTCAAGGAAGTGATCCGGCAGCTCCGGGAGAAGGAGTCCCAGCTCGAGGAGATGCACCGGCAGGCCCGGAAGCGGGCGGAGTCCTCGGAAAAGTACGCCCGCGACATCCTGGCCGGGCTGCGGCAGGGCGTGATCTGCTTCGATCACCAGGGGGTCTTCCTCGACTGCAACCCCGCCGCCGAGGAACTGCTGGGTCGCGCCCGGGTCTCCATGAAGAACCTGCCCTACGACCGGCTCTTCGAGAAAAGCCCGGCCATTTCCACCGGGCTCAGGGCGTTCTTCGACGACCACGCCCCCGCCCTTCGGAACAATCTTCCGCTCCGGCTTCCCGATGGCTCCGAGCGGACGGTCATCTTCGCCGTCTCCATGCTCTCCGACCCGAACGGGGCGTTTTACGGCGCCATCCTGGTCCTCGAGGACGAGACCGAGAAAGCCCACCTGCGGCAGACGCTCCAGGCCCAGGAGAACCTGGCCGCGCTGGGGGAGATGTCCGCCGGGATCGCCCACGAGCTCAAGAACTCCCTGGCCACCATCAGCGGGTACTCCCAGATGATCCTCGGCAACGCCCGGCCCGGGACCGAGCAGAAACGCGCGGCGGCCCTCGTGCAGGAAGTGGAGGGAATGGCCCGGGTCATCTCCGACTTCCTGGAGTACGCGCGCCCAATCCACGCCGACAAGGCCCCGCTCTCCCTGGACGAGATGCTGGAGGGCCTCGTGGCCGAGTTTCGGGAGAAGTACCCCGAGATCGCCTTCACCCTGGAGGCGGTGCCGGCCGTGGTGGCCGGTGACGCCCACATCCTGCGAAAGGCCTTCCAGAATGTCCTGCTCAACGCCGTCCAGGCGCTCAACACCACCCGCAAGCCTGAAAAACGCGTCGTCGTGGTGATGGAGGCGCTTTCCGGCGGGCTCGTCCGGGTGAGGGTCGCCGACAACGGGCCGGGGATCGAGGACAAGGTCCTGGGGCGAATCTTCACCCCGTTCTTCACCACCCGGGCGGACGGGACGGGCATGGGCCTTCCCGTGGTGCAGAAGATCGTGGCGGCCCACGAGGGGTCCGTCAACGTCGAGTCGAACCCCGACGGGGGTGCGGAGGTGGAGTTCAATTTCCCGTCGGCTTCGCGGGGGCGGGCGTAA
- the tsaA gene encoding tRNA (N6-threonylcarbamoyladenosine(37)-N6)-methyltransferase TrmO codes for MQGDLILFRPIGVIRSEHDSAPRTPIQPVYATGCTGRAEIFPEFEEGLRDLEGFSHLYLIYFFHRAGPARLVVKPFLQDADRGVFATRAPCRPNPIGLSVVELVRREGRVLYLDGLDVLDGTPLLDLKPYTRRFDRIETTRNGWQDEVDEDTAVRRGKRMSPQNFPTRDEDR; via the coding sequence ATGCAAGGCGACCTCATCCTTTTCAGGCCCATCGGCGTGATCCGGAGCGAACACGATTCCGCACCGCGGACGCCCATCCAACCCGTGTACGCCACGGGTTGCACGGGACGGGCGGAGATTTTCCCCGAGTTCGAGGAGGGGCTGCGTGACCTCGAGGGGTTCTCCCACCTGTACCTCATTTATTTTTTTCACCGGGCCGGCCCGGCGCGGCTGGTGGTCAAGCCGTTCCTCCAGGACGCCGACCGCGGGGTCTTCGCCACCCGGGCGCCCTGCCGGCCCAACCCCATCGGCCTGAGCGTGGTGGAACTGGTCCGGCGGGAAGGCCGCGTGCTGTACCTCGACGGCCTGGACGTCCTGGACGGCACGCCCCTGTTGGACCTCAAACCCTACACCCGCCGCTTCGACCGGATCGAGACGACCCGGAACGGGTGGCAGGACGAGGTGGACGAGGACACCGCGGTCCGCCGCGGGAAACGCATGTCCCCGCAAAACTTCCCAACAAGGGATGAGGATCGATGA
- a CDS encoding potassium transporter yields the protein MDNVPDSGKASRATGAYLVLGAGHFGRRAARVLLDREPGARVVVVDREGAALRALSRFPVETVRDDGIAVLGRFLAEGPAFGYVVPALPLHVAFECLLAQARPLGGRREAVPELPGLPNPLRGPTGDLYTSLADFRCPEDCPAPARCCTVTGKRRRRPLHRILATLEGPFVPRVIHSRQLAPGVGGFPPGDLARLIREIRQGKNRGDLFLVSTASRCHGVTSALSLKNIGTTGVWK from the coding sequence ATGGACAACGTTCCCGACAGCGGGAAGGCATCCCGGGCGACCGGTGCTTACCTCGTCCTCGGGGCCGGTCACTTCGGGCGGCGGGCCGCGAGGGTCCTCCTGGACCGCGAGCCCGGCGCGAGGGTCGTGGTGGTGGACCGGGAGGGGGCGGCGCTCCGGGCGCTGTCCCGGTTCCCCGTGGAAACCGTCCGCGACGACGGGATCGCCGTCCTGGGCCGCTTCCTGGCCGAGGGCCCGGCTTTCGGGTACGTCGTCCCCGCCCTGCCGCTCCACGTCGCCTTCGAGTGCCTCCTGGCGCAGGCACGCCCCCTGGGAGGGAGGCGTGAAGCGGTCCCGGAACTCCCCGGCTTGCCCAATCCCCTGCGGGGCCCGACCGGCGATCTCTACACCAGTCTCGCCGACTTTCGCTGCCCCGAGGACTGCCCGGCCCCCGCGCGCTGCTGCACGGTCACCGGCAAGCGCCGCCGGAGGCCTCTTCACCGGATTCTCGCCACGCTGGAAGGCCCCTTCGTCCCGCGGGTCATCCACAGCCGCCAGCTCGCGCCCGGGGTCGGAGGCTTTCCGCCGGGCGACCTGGCCAGGCTGATCCGGGAGATCCGGCAAGGGAAAAACCGGGGGGACCTGTTCCTGGTGAGCACGGCCAGCCGCTGCCACGGCGTCACCTCGGCCCTGTCCTTAAAAAACATTGGGACAACAGGGGTGTGGAAGTAG
- a CDS encoding DUF5320 domain-containing protein — translation MPRGDGTGPRGLGPMTGRAAGFCAGYGVPGYANSMPGRGFVAGFGGGFGFGGRGAGRGGGRGWRNQFHATGMPGWMRFGAFNAPFRAPDADSEKQALRQQADALQAELEAIRKRLDEIEKAAPAE, via the coding sequence ATGCCGAGAGGAGATGGGACCGGGCCCCGCGGACTGGGGCCGATGACGGGGCGCGCAGCCGGATTCTGCGCGGGTTACGGGGTGCCGGGCTACGCGAACTCCATGCCGGGCCGCGGTTTCGTCGCGGGATTCGGCGGGGGCTTCGGGTTCGGCGGCCGCGGCGCCGGACGTGGCGGCGGCCGCGGCTGGCGGAACCAGTTCCACGCCACCGGGATGCCGGGCTGGATGCGCTTCGGGGCTTTCAACGCCCCGTTCCGGGCGCCGGACGCCGATTCGGAGAAACAGGCGCTCCGTCAGCAGGCCGACGCCCTGCAGGCTGAACTGGAAGCGATCCGGAAACGCCTGGATGAAATCGAGAAGGCCGCTCCGGCCGAGTGA
- a CDS encoding serine/threonine protein kinase, with protein MTEPIESGRPGAEPAPAYEFLDVLGRGGMGVVHKAFEPELNRFVAVKVLHYDSPEQVERLLREARSQARLTHDNICRVYKVDRIEGRPCIVMQYIDGRPLPEVMGELSLEQKARIMAKVADAMHEAHREGLIHRDLKPGNIMMERDPDGDWKPYVLDFGLVQEVGKASLTRTGEVMGTPRYMAPEQAIGNIHALDRRTDVYALGAILYELFSGKYAHEGETAVEILLGALHSEPRPCAAWRRAFPPISRPSP; from the coding sequence ATGACCGAACCAATCGAATCAGGGCGGCCCGGAGCGGAACCGGCCCCCGCGTACGAGTTCCTGGACGTCCTCGGCAGAGGCGGCATGGGGGTCGTCCACAAGGCGTTCGAACCGGAGTTGAACCGCTTCGTGGCGGTAAAAGTCCTCCATTACGACTCGCCCGAGCAGGTGGAGCGGCTGTTGCGGGAAGCCCGTTCCCAGGCACGCCTCACCCACGACAACATCTGCAGGGTCTACAAGGTGGACCGGATCGAGGGCCGGCCCTGCATCGTCATGCAATACATCGACGGCAGACCCCTGCCGGAGGTCATGGGGGAGCTTTCCCTGGAGCAGAAGGCCCGGATCATGGCAAAGGTGGCGGACGCCATGCACGAAGCCCATCGGGAGGGCCTGATCCACCGGGACCTCAAGCCCGGCAACATCATGATGGAACGCGACCCGGACGGCGACTGGAAGCCCTACGTTCTCGATTTCGGCCTGGTGCAGGAAGTGGGGAAGGCCTCCCTCACCCGGACCGGCGAGGTCATGGGCACCCCCCGTTACATGGCCCCCGAGCAGGCCATCGGGAACATCCACGCCCTCGACCGGCGCACCGACGTCTACGCCCTCGGCGCCATCCTGTACGAACTGTTCAGCGGGAAGTACGCCCACGAGGGGGAGACCGCGGTGGAGATCCTGCTGGGGGCCCTTCACTCGGAACCCCGCCCCTGCGCAGCGTGGCGCCGAGCATTCCCACCGATCTCGAGACCATCACCATGA
- a CDS encoding MBL fold metallo-hydrolase, whose translation MPDELRVTILADNHAVETLAAEHGLSLWVETGGRRILFDTGQGSVFENNARLLDIPLEATDALVLSHGHYDHAGGLPRLLARAPEARVYGHPGIGRARFAVEGGKARPIGVPAGPADVLSRLGPGRFQAVSRPTALSERVGLTGPIPRETDFEDTGGPFFLDPLGTDADPIEDDLALWVRVRDGVVVCVGCSHAGLINTLNHVGRLCPGKRFRAVIGGFHLVHAGKDRLDRTVAALKSLGVERLVPCHCTGGGAVAFLRGALGDIVTPGASGMSFAF comes from the coding sequence ATGCCGGACGAACTCCGGGTCACGATTCTGGCCGACAACCACGCCGTCGAGACCCTGGCGGCGGAACACGGCCTGTCGCTGTGGGTCGAGACGGGGGGGCGGCGCATCCTCTTCGACACTGGTCAGGGGAGCGTGTTCGAGAACAATGCCCGGCTCCTGGACATCCCGCTCGAGGCAACCGACGCCCTCGTGCTGAGCCACGGTCACTACGACCACGCGGGCGGGCTCCCCCGCCTCCTGGCGCGGGCGCCGGAGGCAAGGGTCTACGGCCACCCGGGGATCGGGCGGGCCCGCTTTGCCGTCGAGGGAGGGAAGGCGAGGCCCATCGGGGTCCCGGCCGGGCCCGCGGACGTGCTGAGCCGGCTCGGGCCGGGGCGTTTTCAGGCCGTCTCCCGGCCGACGGCCCTGTCGGAACGGGTCGGCCTCACCGGCCCCATCCCGCGGGAGACGGACTTCGAGGACACGGGCGGCCCCTTCTTTCTCGACCCGCTGGGGACGGACGCCGACCCCATCGAGGACGACCTCGCGCTGTGGGTGCGGGTCCGGGACGGGGTGGTGGTCTGCGTCGGGTGCTCCCACGCGGGGTTGATCAACACCCTGAACCACGTGGGGCGCCTGTGCCCGGGCAAGCGGTTCCGGGCCGTCATCGGGGGGTTCCACCTGGTCCACGCCGGAAAGGACCGCCTGGACCGGACCGTGGCGGCGCTGAAATCACTGGGGGTGGAACGCCTGGTTCCCTGTCATTGCACGGGGGGCGGGGCCGTCGCTTTCCTCCGCGGCGCCCTGGGGGATATCGTGACGCCCGGGGCGTCGGGGATGAGCTTCGCCTTCTGA
- a CDS encoding BlaI/MecI/CopY family transcriptional regulator, with amino-acid sequence MARKKQNTQRLLTEAELEIMNAVWKLGAASVRETMDALGAERKTAYTTVATFMKILENKGFLESRKVYGVLCYTPRVARESYESVSVRHLVKNVFQGEPSALVNRLLDDEGWSPEELRALRDRLRRLTEGE; translated from the coding sequence GTGGCGAGAAAGAAACAAAATACCCAACGTCTGCTGACGGAGGCCGAACTGGAGATCATGAACGCGGTCTGGAAACTGGGGGCCGCGTCGGTCCGCGAGACAATGGACGCGCTCGGAGCGGAGCGCAAAACGGCCTACACCACCGTGGCCACCTTCATGAAAATCCTGGAGAACAAGGGTTTCCTTGAGAGCCGCAAGGTTTACGGGGTTTTGTGCTACACGCCCAGGGTTGCCCGGGAATCGTATGAGTCCGTCTCGGTCCGGCACCTGGTGAAAAATGTCTTCCAGGGGGAGCCCTCGGCATTGGTGAATCGTTTGCTGGACGACGAGGGCTGGTCCCCCGAGGAACTTCGCGCCCTCCGGGATCGCCTGCGGCGGCTGACGGAAGGTGAGTGA
- a CDS encoding class I SAM-dependent methyltransferase, with amino-acid sequence MREERQGDQRYVKSCRADFWQRVFRFEADYLAGLLGGCRDVLGVGCGPAVVEAELTRRGYRVTGLDASPSMLPGRSAELRAVVARAEGLPFPADVFDAVIFVVSLQFVEDYREAVGQAARVLKPEGTLVALLLNPASDFFRKRRREPDSYVHGVRHADVGPIADTVAGHFRVRTEYLLGVRGETLFESRDPGEAVLYSVAGVKRADGRRGP; translated from the coding sequence ATGAGAGAAGAACGCCAGGGGGACCAGCGTTACGTGAAATCCTGCCGGGCGGATTTCTGGCAACGGGTCTTCCGCTTCGAGGCGGACTACCTGGCGGGTCTGCTCGGCGGGTGCCGCGACGTCCTCGGCGTCGGCTGCGGACCGGCCGTCGTCGAGGCGGAACTGACCCGGCGGGGGTACCGCGTCACGGGGCTGGACGCCTCCCCGTCCATGCTGCCCGGCCGATCGGCCGAGCTCCGGGCCGTGGTGGCCCGGGCGGAGGGGCTCCCCTTTCCCGCCGACGTCTTCGACGCCGTGATCTTCGTGGTCTCCCTGCAGTTTGTCGAGGATTACCGGGAGGCGGTCGGGCAGGCGGCCCGCGTGCTGAAGCCGGAAGGGACCCTCGTCGCCCTGCTGCTCAACCCCGCGTCGGATTTTTTCCGTAAACGCCGCCGCGAACCGGATTCCTACGTGCACGGGGTCCGGCACGCGGACGTGGGACCGATCGCGGACACCGTCGCCGGGCATTTCCGGGTCCGGACGGAGTACCTCCTCGGGGTGAGGGGCGAAACCCTCTTCGAAAGCCGCGACCCGGGCGAGGCGGTCCTGTATTCCGTGGCGGGGGTCAAGCGGGCGGACGGGCGGCGGGGGCCGTAG
- a CDS encoding protein kinase, producing the protein MGGSSGTFSPPPPDSGSGVPADFPTDRLFPGSGTEPVYDPPGPPEGEPQVFHDWGRYLYEGWIGEGGMGTVYRARDPRLNRTVALKFLRGTDPAQLRRFEIEARAQAGIDHEHVCKIYDVGVVRDRPYIAMQYIPGVSLEKAWPGMTLEQKLDVIHDAALAVHEAHRKGIIHRDIKPGNILLEPAGDGRWHAYIMDFGLARQMESQGVSMTGEILGTPHYMAPEQANGEVHRLDRRTDVHSLGATLYYILAGRPPYDAETSVAVIVNILSGEPTPLHKVAPQVPPDVETIVMKCLEKEQGRRYDSALALAEDIRRFRNGDPVLARRASLGYRLRKRVMKNRLLTAVTLTALAGLLFLAVLWFGARADAARQVELAQRFGAEVKEIESIARFSAMSPPHDIRPEKALIRRRMDEIRAEMAGAGELGEGPAHYALGRGHLALREFEPALDHLNRAWAAGWRTAETEYALGLTLAFIYRKKLEEANQIANPQMRDARRRQVESDFRDPALAHLRTARGTADTGGAGAAKYAEGLIAWTEGKLPEALETAKRAAVYPWDYESVRLQAVVLTALADRYAEAGRYPEAIDRHLQAIAALDKALDAARSDPELFGNKAEVLVKLAKARAARGIKPDREVPDALAGVRQALSLDPENIQALNLSAWIHLFQAEVDMNRGVDPLPSLDAALRSARAALNLSPREERALSSCGASLRLRGYWQLKHGLDPRPALQEASRILEQLAVLYPRKLENWSQAALASTMRAYYEQETGGDCLSWIDRAIRLLIDGLRINPPVADVYLNLGVAWNNRAFMEQGRGLDPGPSRKNGIESFRKAIRINPNNPLYHANLGGALADTARSEADRGGDPSPWFRETVETLQKAAALKPDHDTTFFNLGLAYVEWAAWETQIGKDAAATLKKSVENYERALRLNPGEPYTLGNLGNAWTSTGYNALQTGRPPEHAFSEAEACFLQALKVNPNDAVVFANFGWLRVIQAEAELSNGRDPADRVVDALRCLDRALALRPNYAFALANRTTANRIAALFRLSRGLSPDPFLAAAVEDAGRARAVNPRDPWTLGDCADTLVLRLRAEVFRGGDTSQALREAEVVVAAARAVNPSRSDLLTLDAECRLWRAVTTADPAGRRSALEAGVRLAEQATRVNGRNARAGAVLSALLRRQATDTPAPGREALESRADRLLAEAARRVPVYRNLYGSGQPPAPEAGTARRPRLTPAPAKPTGN; encoded by the coding sequence ATGGGCGGATCATCCGGCACCTTCAGTCCCCCGCCCCCGGACAGCGGTTCGGGCGTCCCGGCCGACTTTCCGACCGACCGCTTGTTCCCCGGCTCCGGGACCGAGCCGGTGTACGACCCTCCCGGGCCGCCGGAAGGCGAGCCCCAGGTCTTCCACGACTGGGGGCGCTACCTATACGAGGGCTGGATCGGCGAAGGGGGGATGGGGACCGTCTACCGGGCCCGCGACCCCCGGCTCAACCGCACCGTCGCCCTGAAGTTCCTTCGCGGCACCGACCCCGCCCAACTCCGGCGTTTCGAGATCGAAGCCCGTGCCCAGGCCGGCATCGACCACGAGCACGTCTGCAAGATCTACGACGTCGGCGTGGTGCGGGACCGCCCTTACATCGCCATGCAGTACATCCCGGGCGTCTCCCTGGAGAAGGCCTGGCCGGGCATGACCCTCGAGCAGAAGCTGGACGTGATCCACGATGCCGCCCTGGCCGTCCACGAGGCCCACCGGAAAGGGATCATCCACCGGGACATCAAGCCGGGCAACATTCTCCTCGAGCCTGCCGGGGACGGCCGCTGGCACGCCTACATCATGGATTTCGGCCTGGCCCGGCAGATGGAGTCCCAGGGCGTCTCCATGACCGGCGAGATCCTGGGCACCCCTCACTACATGGCCCCGGAGCAGGCCAACGGGGAAGTGCACCGCCTCGACCGCCGCACCGACGTCCACAGCCTCGGCGCCACCCTTTACTACATCCTGGCCGGAAGACCGCCTTACGATGCGGAGACCTCCGTGGCGGTCATCGTGAACATCCTTTCAGGGGAGCCCACCCCGCTGCACAAGGTCGCCCCCCAGGTCCCGCCCGACGTCGAGACCATCGTCATGAAGTGCCTGGAGAAGGAGCAGGGCCGGCGCTACGATTCCGCCCTCGCCCTGGCTGAGGATATCCGGCGCTTCCGAAACGGGGACCCCGTCCTGGCCCGGCGTGCGAGCCTCGGGTACCGCCTCCGCAAGCGGGTGATGAAGAACCGCCTGCTCACCGCCGTCACCCTGACCGCGCTGGCGGGGCTCCTGTTCCTGGCCGTGCTGTGGTTCGGGGCCCGGGCCGACGCGGCGCGCCAGGTGGAACTGGCCCAGCGCTTTGGCGCGGAGGTCAAGGAGATCGAGAGCATTGCCCGGTTCTCCGCGATGTCGCCGCCCCACGACATCCGTCCGGAAAAGGCCCTGATCCGGCGGAGAATGGATGAGATCCGTGCGGAAATGGCCGGGGCGGGGGAACTCGGGGAGGGCCCCGCCCATTACGCCCTGGGCCGCGGGCACCTCGCGCTTCGGGAGTTCGAGCCCGCCCTCGACCACCTCAACCGGGCCTGGGCCGCGGGCTGGCGGACGGCGGAGACCGAGTACGCCCTGGGCCTCACCCTCGCGTTCATCTACCGGAAAAAACTGGAGGAAGCCAACCAGATCGCCAACCCCCAGATGCGCGACGCCCGGCGCCGGCAGGTCGAGAGCGACTTCCGGGACCCCGCCCTGGCCCACCTGCGGACCGCCCGCGGGACGGCGGACACGGGGGGCGCCGGGGCCGCGAAATACGCCGAGGGCCTGATCGCCTGGACCGAGGGGAAGCTGCCGGAAGCCCTCGAGACGGCGAAACGGGCTGCCGTTTATCCCTGGGACTACGAGAGCGTCCGCCTGCAGGCGGTGGTCCTCACCGCGCTTGCCGACCGGTACGCGGAAGCCGGCCGTTACCCCGAGGCCATCGACCGCCATCTCCAGGCCATCGCCGCCCTGGACAAGGCCCTGGACGCCGCCCGGAGCGATCCCGAACTGTTCGGCAACAAGGCCGAGGTCCTGGTCAAGCTCGCCAAGGCCCGGGCGGCGCGGGGGATCAAACCGGACCGTGAGGTCCCGGACGCCCTGGCCGGCGTGCGGCAGGCCCTGTCCCTCGATCCCGAGAACATCCAGGCCTTGAACCTTTCGGCCTGGATTCACCTGTTCCAGGCCGAGGTGGACATGAACCGGGGCGTCGACCCGCTGCCCAGCCTCGACGCGGCCCTGCGTTCCGCCCGGGCGGCCCTGAACCTCTCCCCTCGCGAAGAGCGGGCCCTGTCGTCCTGCGGGGCTTCCCTCCGCCTGAGGGGATACTGGCAGCTCAAGCACGGTCTCGACCCGCGGCCCGCCCTCCAGGAGGCCAGCCGGATCCTGGAGCAGCTGGCGGTCCTGTACCCCCGCAAGCTCGAGAACTGGTCCCAGGCCGCCCTCGCCTCCACCATGCGGGCCTATTACGAGCAGGAGACCGGCGGGGACTGCCTGTCCTGGATCGACCGGGCCATCCGCCTCCTGATCGATGGCCTCCGGATCAACCCGCCGGTCGCGGACGTCTACCTCAACCTCGGGGTCGCGTGGAACAACCGGGCTTTCATGGAGCAGGGACGGGGCCTGGATCCCGGACCCTCCCGGAAGAACGGCATCGAGAGTTTCCGAAAGGCCATCCGGATCAACCCCAACAACCCCCTGTACCACGCCAACCTGGGCGGAGCCCTGGCGGACACCGCCCGGTCGGAGGCAGACCGGGGCGGGGACCCCTCCCCCTGGTTCCGCGAGACGGTGGAGACCCTCCAGAAGGCTGCCGCCCTCAAGCCGGATCACGACACCACCTTCTTCAACCTCGGCCTCGCTTACGTGGAGTGGGCCGCCTGGGAGACACAGATCGGCAAGGACGCCGCGGCCACCCTGAAAAAATCCGTGGAGAACTACGAGAGGGCCCTCCGGCTGAACCCCGGTGAGCCCTACACCCTCGGCAATCTTGGAAACGCGTGGACTTCCACGGGCTACAACGCCCTCCAGACCGGGCGCCCCCCCGAGCACGCCTTTTCGGAAGCGGAAGCCTGTTTCCTTCAGGCGCTGAAGGTCAACCCGAACGACGCGGTGGTGTTCGCGAATTTCGGCTGGCTGCGGGTGATCCAGGCGGAGGCGGAGCTGTCCAACGGCCGGGACCCCGCCGACCGCGTCGTGGACGCCCTTCGATGCCTCGACCGCGCCCTGGCGCTCCGGCCCAACTACGCGTTCGCCCTGGCCAACCGGACCACCGCGAACCGTATCGCCGCGCTCTTCCGGCTCAGCCGCGGCCTTTCACCCGACCCCTTCCTGGCCGCCGCGGTAGAGGACGCCGGGCGGGCCCGCGCCGTCAACCCCCGCGATCCCTGGACCCTCGGCGACTGTGCCGACACCCTCGTCCTGCGGCTGAGAGCGGAAGTTTTCCGTGGAGGCGACACGTCACAGGCCCTCCGGGAGGCCGAAGTGGTCGTGGCCGCCGCCCGGGCCGTCAACCCGTCGCGTTCGGACCTCCTCACGCTGGATGCCGAGTGCCGCCTCTGGCGCGCCGTGACCACTGCGGACCCGGCCGGGCGACGGTCCGCCCTGGAGGCCGGCGTGCGACTCGCGGAACAGGCGACCCGGGTCAACGGCCGCAACGCCCGGGCCGGGGCCGTGCTTTCCGCCCTCCTCCGCCGGCAGGCGACAGACACCCCCGCCCCCGGGCGGGAGGCGCTGGAAAGCCGGGCCGACCGCCTTCTCGCGGAAGCCGCCCGGCGGGTGCCGGTCTACCGGAACCTCTACGGGTCGGGGCAGCCGCCTGCCCCGGAGGCGGGCACGGCCCGCCGGCCCCGCCTTACGCCCGCCCCCGCGAAGCCGACGGGAAATTGA